One genomic window of Glycine soja cultivar W05 chromosome 9, ASM419377v2, whole genome shotgun sequence includes the following:
- the LOC114425847 gene encoding 2-dehydro-3-deoxyphosphooctonate aldolase, which yields MDPSAALLFNHLKGADPFFLLAGPNVIESEEHILRMAKNIKTIASEVGIPLVFKSSFDKANRTSSKSFRGPGMVEGLKILEKVKIAYDIPIVTDVHESIQCEAVGRVADIIQIPAFLCRQTDLLVAAAKTGKIINIKKGQFCAPSVMTNSAEKVRLAGNPNVMVCERGTMFGYNDLIVDPRNLEWMREANCPIVADITHSLQQPAGKKLDGGGVASGGLRELIPCIARTAVAVGVDGIFMEVHDDPLKAPVDGPTQWPLRHFKELLEELVAIARISKGKQRFNIDLTPFRE from the exons ATGGATCCGTCTGCGGCATTGCTGTTTAACCACCTCAAA GGTGCAGACCCGTTCTTCCTGCTAGCGGGTCCTAATGTGATTGAATCAGAGGAGCACATTCTGCGGATGGCTAAGAACATCAAGACTATTGCATCTGA AGTTGGAATACCGTTGGTTTTCAAGTCAAGCTTTGACAAAGCTAACcgaacatcatcaaaatcatttcGTGGCCCGGGGATGGTTGAGGGATTGAAG aTACTCGAGAAGGTTAAAATAGCTTATGACATTCCTATAGTGACAGATGTGCATGAGTCTATCCAG TGTGAAGCAGTTGGCAGAGTAGCAGATATCATTCAGATTCCAGCATTCTTGTGTCGCCAA ACAGATCTTCTAGTTGCAGCAGCCAAAACTGGGAAAATTATCAACATTAAGAAGGGCCAGTTCTGCGCTCCTTCT GTGATGACAAATTCAGCTGAAAAGGTCCGGTTAGCTGGAAATCCTAATGTGATGGTTTGTGAGAGAGGAACAATGTTTGGATACA ATGATTTGATTGTTGATCCACGTAACTTGGAGTGGATGAGAGAAGCCAATTGTCCCATT GTAGCTGATATAACTCACTCACTACAACAGCCTGCTGGAAAGAAG TTGGATGGAGGAGGTGTGGCAAGTGGAGGTCTTCGAGAACTGATACCTTGCATTGCAAGGACAGCAGTTGCCGTTGGAGTGGATGGGATCTTCATGGAG GTGCATGATGATCCACTGAAAGCACCTGTTGATGGCCCAACACAGTGG CCGTTGCGCCACTTTAAGGAGCTACTTGAAGAGCTTGTAGCCATTGCT AGGATAAGCAAAGGGAAGCAACGGTTCAACATTGATCTCACACCATTTCGTGAATAA
- the LOC114425127 gene encoding nucleolin-like: protein MPPRIVKRGAAAKRASRGSSKAAPENQPEPETAEVVVKNNEENPVVDAVVEEKPVDVEQEHEEVPNGSAKVENNEEEIKESIDEYEKDEHLDFEDNYPEYEAEEYGGVDYDEKGIEQDEGQEEGDEVEEDPEEIVGEEEGDTGDEEVEYVYEEVEDDDDEHAGEEHEHAQMPDVEQEEHREVVKERRKRKEFEVFVGGLDKDATEHDLKKVFGKVGVVTEVRLMINPQTKRNKGFAFLRFETVEQARRAVVELKNPVINGKRCGVTPSQDSDTLYLGNICKTWKKEALKEKLKHYGVEDVEDLTLIEDDTNEGMNRGFAFLEFSSRSDAKEAYKRLQKRDVAFGVDKPAKVSFADSFIDLGDEIMAQVKTVFIDSLPPSWNEDYVRDLLKKYGEIEKVELAKDMPAARRKNYGFVTFSTHVAAVECADSITSAGLGEGDKKAKVRARLSRPLSKPLQRGRGKYVNHGDFRSGRNSGRLVRSSRSQPAPRSLPARVVRGVGSRVPPVRPISVRNRRPVTPMLVRARPVAPPARSYDRRLAAPAYPKSGMKRDYSRRVDLPPPRSRVATDYGSRVASQRHSSYRDYPARGSDYPELHRSTSRGAPKRGYVDDGYGQRFERAPPSPPPPHLSYHEGRPRDYDSLSGSKRPYTAIDDVPPRYDTGARQSRSRLDYDYGGSASQYGDAYGDRLGRSSLGYSGSRNSISNQDLHGTYGSRQGMSYGGGSFGGSDGGMYSSSYGGDYASRGSDVGGRSYSSMYSGRGVGGSSNYMGSGGSGSYY from the exons ATGCCTCCGAGAATAGTGAAGAGAGGTGCTGCGGCGAAGAGGGCATCGAGGGGATCCTCAAAGGCTGCTCCTGAGAATCAACCTGAGCCTGAAACTGCGGAAGTGGTCgtgaaaaataatgaagaaaatcCTGTTGTTGATGCTGTGGTGGAAGAAAAGCCCGTTGATGTGGAGCAAGAACATGAGGAAGTGCCAAATGGGTCGGCTAAGGTGGAAA ACAATGAAGAGGAGATTAAGGAGTCTATAGATgaatatgaaaaagatgaaCACTTAGATTTTGAGGATAATTATCCTGAGTATGAAGCAGAGGAATATGGTGGTGTTGACTATGATGAGAAGGGAATTGAACAAGATGAAGGTCAGGAGGAGGGAGATGAAGTCGAGGAAGATCCCGAAGAGATTGTAGGTGAAGAAGAGGGTGATACAGGTGATGAAGAAGTTGAATATGTTTATGAAGAAGttgaggatgatgatgatgagcatGCTGGTGAGGAGCATGAGCATGCACAGATGCCTGATGTGGAGCAAGAGGAACACCGTGAAGTGGTAAAGGAGAGGCGAAAGCGGAAGGAATTTGAAGTATTTGTTGGTGGCCTAGATAAGGATGCTACTGAGCATGATCTGAAAAAGGTTTTCGGTAAAGTTGGGGTAGTTACTGAAGTCCGGCTGATGATAAATCCCCAGACAAAAAGGAACAAGGGATTTGCATTCTTGCGTTTTGAAACGGTTGAGCAAGCGAGAAGAGCTGTGGTGGAGCTAAAAAATCCTGTG ATTAATGGCAAACGATGTGGTGTTACTCCAAGTCAGGACAGTGATACTCTCTACTTAGGTAACATATGCAAGACATGGAAAAAGGAAGCT TTAAAGGAGAAACTTAAACATTATGGAGTAGAAGATGTGGAGGATTTGACTTTAATAGAAGATGATACCAATGAGGGGATGAACCGAGGATTTGCATTTTTGGAGTTTTCTTCTCGTTCAGATGCTAAGGAAGCCTATAAGCGACTGCAGAAGAGAGATGTTGCATTTGGAGTTGATAAGCCTGCAAAGGTTTCCTTTGCCGACTCTTTTATTGATCTGGGTGATGAAATTATGGCACAG GTTAAAACTGTATTTATTGATTCGCTGCCTCCTTCATGGAATGAAGATTATGTCCGAGATCTTCTTAAGAAATATGGAGAGATTGAAAAAGTTGAGCTTGCTAAGGACATGCCAGCTGCTCGGAGGAAGAATTATGGATTTGTTACATTTAGTACACATGTTGCTGCTGTGGAATGTGCTGATAGCATTACTAGTGCAGGGTTAGGTGAAGGTGACAAAAAG GCAAAAGTTAGGGCTAGATTGTCACGGCCTCTTTCAAAACCTCTTCAGAGAGGCCGTGGAAAATATGTTAATCATGGGGACTTCCGCTCTGGCCGCAATTCTGGAAGATTGGTAAGGTCTTCACGGAGTCAACCTGCACCACGTAGTCTTCCTGCCCGTGTGGTGAGAGGAGTTGGAAGTCGTGTTCCGCCAGTTAGACCTATTAGTGTGAGAAATAGACGTCCTGTCACACCCATGCTAGTAAGAGCCAGGCCAGTGGCTCCTCCAGCTAGAAGCTATGACAGGAGATTGGCTg ctCCTGCTTATCCCAAAAGTGGCATGAAAAGAGATTATAGTCGACGCGTGGATCTACCACCTCCAAGAAGTAGAGTTGCTACAGATTATGGCTCTAGAGTAGCCTCTCAGAGGCATTCATCTTACAGGGATTATCCTGCCCGTGGTTCTGACTACCCTGAGCTGCATAGAAGTACATCTCGTGGTGCACCAAAGAGAGGTTATGTTGATGATGGCTATGGCCAAAGATTTGAGAGggctcctccttctcctcctcccccCCATCTAAGTTACCATGAAGGACGGCCGCGTGATTATGATTCTCTATCTGGCTCAAAACGTCCTTATACTGCTATA GATGATGTTCCTCCTCGGTATGATACTGGTGCTCGCCAGTCAAGGTCTCGTTTAGATTATGACTATGGAGGTAGTGCTTCACAGTATGGAGATGCTTATGGTGACAG ACTTGGAAGATCTAGTCTTGGATACAGTGGCAGCAGAAATTCTATTTCTAATCAAGATTTACATGGGACTTATGGCAGTCGACAAGGCATGAGTTATGGCGGAG GTTCTTTTGGTGGTAGTGATGGTGGTATGTACTCATCAAGTTATGGTGGTGATTATGCATCCCGTGGAAGTGAT GTTGGTGGCCGTTCATATTCATCTATGTATTCTGGTAGAGGTGTGGGTGGTAGCAGCAATTATATGGGTAGTGGTGGATCTGGGTCTTATTATTGA